In Vicia villosa cultivar HV-30 ecotype Madison, WI unplaced genomic scaffold, Vvil1.0 ctg.000030F_1_1, whole genome shotgun sequence, the following proteins share a genomic window:
- the LOC131622418 gene encoding hydroxyproline O-galactosyltransferase GALT5-like: MAEVKCEKWIRDEDSHSEESNATWWLPRLIGQEHNITLDWPYPFAEGRLFVLTLTAGLEGYHVIVDGKHETYFPYRTGFSLEDATGLSIKRDIDVHSIYAASLPTSHPVSAPQMHLELLPQWKAPPILDKNVEPFIGILSAGNHFAERMVVRKSWMQHKLIKSSHVVARFFVALVREVFKHLLSEVFKHLLRKVFPYKDP, from the exons ATGGCTGAG GTAAAATGTGAAAAGTGGATTCGCGATGAAGATAGTCATTCAGAGGAGTCTAACGCAACATGGTGGTTACCTAGACTGATAGGGCAGGAACACAACATCACTTTAGATTGGCCATACCCTTTCGCAGAAGGAAGATTATTTGTTCTCACTTTAACTGCTGGCTTGGAAGGTTACCATGTTATTGTGGACGGAAAGCACGAGACATATTTTCCCTATCGCACG GGCTTCTCTCTTGAGGATGCTACAGGTCTATCTATAAAAAGGGATATCGATGTGCACTCTATATATGCTGCTTCTTTACCAACATCACATCCAGTTTCTGCACCACAGATGCATCTAGAATTACTTCCTCAATGGAAAGCTCCACCTATTCTCGATAAGAATGTTGAGCCCTTCATTGGAATACTTTCTGCCGGCAACCATTTTGCGGAACGAATGGTAGTAAGAAAATCATGGATGCAACATAAGCTAATCAAATCTTCACATGTTGTAGCTCGATTCTTTGTTGCTCTGGTAAGAGAAGTCTTTAAGCATCTGCTCAGTGAAGTCTTTAAGCATCTACTGAGAAAAGTCTTTCCCTACAAAGATCCGTAA